The following coding sequences lie in one Hydrogenophaga sp. PBL-H3 genomic window:
- a CDS encoding class I SAM-dependent rRNA methyltransferase encodes MKTIRLKPGKDRSLLRRHPWVFDGAIAKGGGDAGETVRVESAEGQFLAWGAFSPASSIRVRAWSFDEAQRIDADFFRATLARAIALRTRLGIESDGVRLVHGESDGVPGLIVDRYGDTLVAQFTACGVERHKAVIADALIELTGCARLYERSDTSSRKLEGLPEVTGWLRGTGPTALVLREHSWQLGLDIAQGHKTGFYLDQRDSRLVCSQYAHRLKFEHLLNCYSYTGGFTVAALAGGAKHVTSIDSSAPALQQAAANVALNGFDAARGTFMDADVNASLRQFVAEGRQFDAIVLDPPKLAPTVAHAERAARAYKDINRLAFKLLAPGGVLFTFSCSGGVGVELFHKIVASAGLDAGVDGAILQRLGGASDHPMTVNFPEGEYLKGLVVMKKQ; translated from the coding sequence ATGAAAACCATCCGCCTCAAGCCCGGCAAAGACCGATCCCTCCTGCGCCGCCACCCCTGGGTGTTCGACGGCGCCATCGCCAAAGGCGGCGGCGATGCGGGCGAAACCGTGCGGGTGGAGAGTGCCGAGGGGCAGTTTCTCGCCTGGGGAGCGTTCTCGCCCGCATCAAGCATCCGCGTGCGCGCCTGGAGCTTTGACGAAGCCCAGCGCATCGATGCCGACTTCTTCCGCGCCACGCTGGCGCGCGCCATCGCGCTGCGCACACGGCTGGGCATCGAGAGCGACGGCGTGCGGCTGGTGCACGGCGAGTCCGACGGCGTGCCCGGCCTCATCGTCGACCGCTATGGCGACACCCTGGTGGCCCAGTTCACAGCCTGCGGCGTGGAGCGGCACAAGGCGGTGATTGCCGATGCGCTGATCGAACTCACTGGTTGTGCGCGCCTGTACGAGCGCTCCGACACCAGCAGCCGCAAGCTCGAAGGCCTGCCCGAGGTCACTGGCTGGCTGCGCGGCACCGGCCCCACCGCGCTGGTGCTGCGCGAACACAGCTGGCAGCTCGGCCTGGACATCGCCCAGGGCCACAAGACCGGCTTTTACCTGGACCAGCGCGACAGCCGCCTGGTTTGCAGCCAGTACGCGCATCGCCTGAAGTTTGAGCACCTGCTCAACTGCTACAGCTACACCGGCGGCTTCACCGTGGCCGCGCTGGCCGGTGGTGCGAAGCACGTCACTTCCATCGATTCGTCGGCCCCTGCCTTGCAGCAGGCCGCGGCCAATGTGGCGCTCAACGGCTTTGACGCCGCACGCGGCACCTTCATGGATGCCGACGTGAACGCCTCGCTGCGCCAGTTCGTGGCCGAGGGCCGCCAGTTCGACGCCATCGTGCTCGACCCGCCCAAGCTCGCCCCCACCGTGGCACACGCCGAACGTGCCGCCCGCGCGTACAAGGACATCAACCGCCTGGCGTTCAAGCTGCTCGCGCCCGGCGGCGTGCTGTTCACGTTTTCCTGCTCCGGCGGCGTCGGGGTGGAGCTTTTCCACAAGATCGTGGCCTCGGCCGGGCTCGACGCTGGCGTGGACGGCGCGATCTTGCAGCGCCTGGGTGGCGCCAGCGACCATCCAATGACAGTGAATTTCCCCGAGGGCGAGTACCTCAAGGGACTCGTTGTCATGAAAAAACAGTAG
- a CDS encoding CobW family GTP-binding protein encodes MSLIPATILTGFLGSGKTTLLKRVLSEAHGQKIAVIENEFGEENIDNEILVADTTENIIQMSNGCICCTIRDDLRATLHDLAEKKRKGELDFDRVVIETTGLADPGPVAQTFFMDDEVAEQYLLDSILTLVDAKHAAQQLNDRQEARRQVGFADQIFISKADLVSDEDLDALTHRLKHMNPRAPMRPVHFGEVALKEVFDLRGFNLNAKLDIDPDFLKADEHDHGHEHHDHAHSEHCDHPSHQHDHDHGHEGQGHHHHHHDDDVKSFVYRATRPFNPAKLEDFLGAIVQVYGPRMLRYKGVLDLEGTDRKVIFQGVHQLMGSDLGPPWAEGEQRTSKMVFIGIDLPRDILEQGLDQSLV; translated from the coding sequence ATGTCCCTCATCCCCGCCACCATCCTCACCGGCTTCCTCGGCTCGGGCAAAACCACGCTGCTCAAGCGCGTGCTCAGCGAGGCGCATGGCCAGAAGATCGCGGTGATCGAGAACGAGTTCGGTGAAGAAAACATCGACAACGAGATCCTGGTGGCCGACACCACCGAAAACATCATCCAGATGAGCAATGGCTGCATCTGCTGCACCATCCGCGACGATCTGCGCGCCACGCTGCACGACCTGGCCGAGAAGAAGCGCAAGGGCGAACTCGATTTCGACCGCGTGGTGATCGAAACCACCGGCCTGGCCGATCCCGGCCCGGTGGCGCAAACCTTCTTCATGGACGATGAGGTGGCCGAGCAGTACCTGCTGGACTCCATCCTCACCCTGGTGGACGCCAAGCACGCCGCGCAGCAGCTCAACGATCGCCAGGAGGCGCGCCGCCAGGTCGGCTTTGCCGACCAGATATTCATCAGCAAGGCCGATCTGGTCAGCGACGAAGACCTCGATGCGCTGACGCACCGCCTCAAGCACATGAACCCGCGCGCCCCCATGCGTCCGGTGCATTTCGGCGAGGTGGCACTCAAGGAAGTGTTCGATCTGCGCGGCTTCAACCTCAACGCCAAGCTCGACATCGACCCCGATTTCCTCAAGGCCGACGAGCACGATCATGGCCACGAGCACCACGACCATGCTCACAGCGAGCATTGCGACCACCCGTCGCACCAGCACGATCACGACCATGGTCACGAAGGGCAGGGACACCACCACCATCATCATGACGATGACGTGAAGAGCTTCGTCTACCGCGCGACCCGGCCGTTCAATCCCGCCAAGCTCGAAGACTTCCTGGGCGCCATCGTGCAGGTCTACGGCCCGCGCATGCTGCGCTACAAAGGCGTGCTCGATCTGGAGGGCACGGACCGCAAGGTGATCTTCCAGGGCGTGCACCAGCTGATGGGCAGCGATCTTGGCCCGCCATGGGCCGAAGGTGAGCAGCGAACCAGCAAGATGGTTTTCATCGGCATCGACCTGCCGCGCGACATCCTGGAACAGGGCCTCGACCAGAGCCTGGTCTGA
- the dksA gene encoding RNA polymerase-binding protein DksA, producing MKPAVKVPAKAAAKPSPKPAAKVAAKLPVKAASKPVAKAAAPSKVPAPSKKTASPPAKAAAKPVGKPTVASKPTPSRTPAVKPIPASTAKSKAQPAAKAAVPTVTTSAPRAASAAPVSKVASAKRAPAPAPVVVEPTPRPLGKRAAKKVMMEQMTQAAVVPTHAPDAAKATFSHTNERAVMTPPVPSSIQKDPKRANNWKTLPADQLTDQDVQAMPDSEYMSDLQLAYFRRKLSQLKADMLANAGETTEHLREDTVVVPDPADRATIEEEHALELRTRDRERKLLKKIEQAIVRIDSGDYGYCEETGEPIGVGRLMARPTASLSLEAQQRRELKQKMFGD from the coding sequence GTGAAGCCGGCTGTCAAGGTACCGGCGAAAGCAGCGGCCAAACCGTCTCCCAAGCCCGCCGCGAAAGTGGCGGCCAAATTGCCCGTGAAGGCCGCCTCCAAACCCGTGGCCAAGGCAGCTGCCCCATCGAAAGTACCCGCACCGTCCAAGAAAACCGCTTCGCCTCCCGCGAAAGCCGCAGCCAAACCCGTGGGCAAGCCCACGGTTGCGAGCAAGCCCACGCCTTCCCGCACACCCGCGGTCAAGCCCATTCCGGCGAGTACCGCCAAATCCAAGGCACAGCCCGCCGCCAAGGCGGCTGTTCCCACCGTGACCACTTCTGCTCCCCGGGCGGCATCTGCCGCCCCTGTCTCCAAAGTTGCCAGCGCCAAGCGCGCCCCGGCACCGGCCCCCGTGGTTGTTGAACCCACGCCTCGCCCATTGGGCAAGCGGGCCGCCAAGAAAGTCATGATGGAGCAGATGACCCAGGCTGCGGTGGTGCCGACCCACGCACCCGATGCCGCGAAAGCGACTTTTTCCCACACGAACGAACGTGCCGTCATGACCCCTCCCGTCCCCTCATCCATCCAGAAGGACCCCAAGCGGGCCAACAACTGGAAAACCCTGCCTGCTGATCAGTTGACCGATCAGGACGTGCAAGCCATGCCTGACAGCGAATACATGAGCGATCTGCAGTTGGCCTACTTCCGCCGCAAGCTCTCGCAACTCAAGGCCGACATGCTGGCCAACGCCGGTGAGACCACCGAGCACCTGCGTGAAGACACCGTGGTGGTGCCCGATCCTGCCGATCGCGCCACCATTGAAGAAGAGCACGCCCTGGAGCTGCGCACCCGTGACCGCGAGCGCAAGCTGCTCAAGAAGATCGAACAGGCGATCGTGCGCATCGACTCCGGTGACTACGGCTATTGCGAAGAAACCGGTGAGCCCATCGGCGTTGGTCGCCTCATGGCCCGCCCCACCGCCAGCCTGTCGCTCGAAGCCCAGCAGCGGCGTGAGCTCAAGCAGAAGATGTTCGGAGACTGA
- a CDS encoding STAS domain-containing protein, protein MSKDDSNGGFLSKVVKFVRHPTTSWADLDTRQADRESEYSKAALKEMIERKRRNDFVRKREFDMLRKIRSREGTSPEGPGMRPSFFQSSLPSKPDDRAETLKKIDEIEAQMSMQWWKTKGPDSLVSTGSSLNTGAHSTGGTPLKTKENMPVVRAAPDAVARQRKAQYDETEPAPLPVNAPASSVATQASGARNPAAQTREVTESLSSKVTPVTPSRTGLMAPTQSSELSSSNSRGGGFSASHFYSLDVQEIVQDPDVEEAAIRFANGDDAGAEQGLMEVLGEGGSKVDEIDDWLALFDLYRATGQLASFESRAVDFVNRFNRSAPQWYDMPETVSSMTGKTFTPTASNNRAVWVSEAELDAHAVGTLQNILLRAKQPWVLDWTPMESMDLKAARALLGIFTLWGDQDVELRFLGSAVFRDLLKNYTPSGRRDVEQLWWELRMAVLRVMNRPDEFELTALDFCVTYEVSPPGWERPRCHVTSIAVDRTDDAGQSVLGEAVLEAVPSVYPGESVLEGQSSEFNQLGLVELSGEIRGDPQGTLDMLERRLMGADVLIISCRNLIRVDFSAAGTLLNWVSQHHAERRLVQFVDAHRLVSAFFHVIGITEYAKVVVRND, encoded by the coding sequence ATGTCCAAGGACGATTCCAACGGCGGCTTCCTCTCGAAGGTGGTGAAGTTCGTGCGCCACCCGACCACGAGCTGGGCCGATCTGGACACCCGTCAGGCCGATCGGGAAAGTGAGTACAGCAAGGCAGCGCTCAAAGAGATGATCGAGCGCAAGCGCCGCAACGACTTCGTGCGCAAGCGCGAATTCGACATGCTGCGCAAGATTCGCAGCCGCGAGGGCACGAGCCCCGAGGGGCCGGGCATGAGGCCTTCGTTCTTCCAGAGCAGCCTGCCCTCCAAGCCAGACGACCGTGCCGAGACACTGAAGAAGATCGACGAGATCGAAGCCCAGATGTCGATGCAGTGGTGGAAGACCAAGGGCCCGGACTCATTGGTCAGCACCGGATCCAGTCTCAACACCGGCGCCCACAGCACGGGCGGCACGCCGCTCAAGACCAAGGAAAACATGCCGGTGGTGCGCGCTGCGCCTGATGCCGTGGCGCGTCAGCGCAAGGCGCAGTACGACGAGACCGAGCCCGCACCCCTGCCCGTGAACGCACCGGCCTCTTCGGTTGCCACCCAGGCTTCGGGCGCACGCAATCCCGCTGCACAGACCCGGGAGGTCACGGAGAGCCTGAGCAGCAAGGTCACGCCTGTCACCCCGTCGCGCACCGGCCTGATGGCGCCGACGCAGTCCAGCGAGCTCTCCAGCTCGAATTCCCGTGGCGGCGGTTTTTCTGCGTCCCATTTCTACTCGCTCGATGTGCAGGAGATCGTTCAGGATCCTGATGTCGAGGAGGCCGCCATCCGTTTCGCCAACGGCGATGACGCCGGCGCCGAGCAGGGACTCATGGAGGTGTTGGGCGAAGGTGGCTCCAAGGTTGACGAGATCGACGACTGGCTTGCCCTTTTCGACCTGTACCGGGCCACGGGTCAGCTGGCCTCGTTCGAAAGCCGTGCCGTCGATTTCGTCAACCGGTTCAACCGGTCGGCCCCCCAGTGGTACGACATGCCCGAGACCGTGTCGTCCATGACCGGCAAGACCTTCACGCCCACCGCCAGCAACAACCGGGCGGTCTGGGTCAGCGAGGCTGAGCTTGATGCCCACGCGGTGGGAACCTTGCAAAACATCTTGCTGCGTGCCAAACAGCCCTGGGTCCTTGACTGGACGCCCATGGAGTCCATGGACCTGAAGGCGGCGCGTGCCTTGCTGGGCATCTTCACGCTATGGGGTGACCAGGATGTGGAGTTGCGCTTCCTGGGCTCGGCTGTTTTTCGCGACCTGCTCAAGAACTACACGCCCTCGGGACGCCGCGACGTCGAGCAGCTCTGGTGGGAGCTGCGCATGGCCGTGCTTCGCGTGATGAACCGGCCCGACGAATTCGAGTTGACCGCGCTGGACTTCTGCGTGACCTATGAAGTGTCCCCTCCCGGCTGGGAGAGGCCACGTTGCCATGTGACGTCCATCGCGGTCGATCGCACGGATGACGCAGGGCAGTCCGTCCTGGGCGAAGCCGTTCTGGAGGCGGTACCGTCGGTCTATCCGGGCGAATCGGTGCTCGAAGGACAATCATCTGAGTTCAACCAGCTGGGTCTGGTGGAGCTCTCGGGAGAGATCCGTGGCGACCCGCAGGGCACGCTGGACATGCTCGAACGCCGCCTGATGGGCGCCGACGTGCTGATCATTTCCTGCCGCAACCTGATCCGGGTGGATTTTTCTGCCGCAGGCACCTTGCTCAACTGGGTGTCTCAACACCACGCCGAACGCCGCCTGGTGCAGTTCGTGGATGCCCACCGCCTGGTGTCGGCGTTTTTCCACGTCATCGGCATCACCGAGTACGCCAAGGTCGTGGTCCGCAACGACTGA
- the hslV gene encoding ATP-dependent protease subunit HslV: MESFHGTTIICVRRQTPEGMQVAIGGDGQVTLGNIVVKGTARKVRKLHHDKVLAGFAGATADAFTLFERFEAKLEKHQGHLVRAAIELTRDWRTDRVLRRLEAMLAVADQSASLIITGNGDVLEPEHGIVAIGSGGAYAQAAAKALLDHTELSAEEIVRKSLGIAGELCIYTNMNHTVEVL; encoded by the coding sequence ATGGAATCATTTCACGGAACCACCATCATCTGCGTGCGCCGCCAGACGCCCGAGGGCATGCAGGTCGCCATCGGCGGTGATGGGCAGGTCACGCTGGGCAACATCGTCGTCAAGGGCACGGCCCGCAAGGTGCGCAAGCTGCACCACGACAAGGTGCTGGCCGGATTTGCCGGCGCCACCGCCGATGCCTTCACGCTGTTCGAGCGCTTTGAAGCCAAGCTGGAGAAGCACCAGGGCCACCTGGTGCGAGCGGCCATCGAGCTCACGCGCGACTGGCGCACCGACCGAGTGCTGCGCCGTCTGGAAGCCATGCTCGCGGTGGCCGATCAGAGCGCTTCGCTGATCATCACCGGCAACGGCGATGTGCTGGAGCCCGAACACGGCATCGTGGCCATCGGGTCGGGTGGTGCCTATGCGCAGGCGGCGGCCAAGGCCCTGCTGGACCACACCGAACTCAGCGCTGAAGAGATCGTGCGCAAATCCTTGGGCATTGCAGGCGAGCTTTGCATCTACACCAACATGAACCACACGGTGGAGGTGCTCTGA
- the hslU gene encoding ATP-dependent protease ATPase subunit HslU, with protein MSSMTPQEIVSELDRFIIGQKGAKRAVAIALRNRWRRQQVDEKLRPEITPKNILMIGPTGVGKTEIARRLARLADAPFIKVEATKFTEVGYVGKDVDSIIRDLAEIAIKQTREVEMRKQRVRAEDAAEDRILDILIPPARGAEPVTNVVPLPESTARQNFRKKLREGDLNEREIEIDLLETRPTMEIMGPAGMEDMAEQLRGMFSQIGAGKRQTRKLKIGEAMKLLIDEEAGKLVNEDEIKTRALHNAEQNGIVFIDEIDKVTSRSDSGSAEVSRQGVQRDLLPLVEGTTVTTKYGVIKTDHILFIASGAFHLAKPSDLIPELQGRFPIRVELQSLSVDDFEAILTQTHASLVRQYQALLATEGVALEFSPEGIRQLAQIACDVNERTENIGARRLATVMEHLLDEVSFDATKLQGQTITIDAAYVNGRLAALSRNEDLSRYIL; from the coding sequence ATGTCTTCAATGACCCCCCAGGAAATCGTCTCGGAACTGGACCGCTTCATCATCGGCCAGAAGGGTGCAAAGCGAGCCGTGGCCATTGCACTGCGCAACCGCTGGCGGCGTCAGCAGGTCGATGAAAAATTGCGGCCCGAGATCACGCCCAAGAACATTCTCATGATCGGTCCGACCGGCGTGGGCAAGACCGAAATCGCGCGCCGCCTGGCGCGGCTGGCCGACGCCCCGTTCATCAAGGTCGAGGCCACCAAGTTCACCGAGGTTGGCTACGTGGGCAAGGACGTGGACAGCATCATCCGCGACCTCGCCGAAATCGCGATCAAGCAGACGCGCGAAGTGGAAATGCGCAAGCAGCGCGTGCGCGCCGAAGATGCCGCCGAAGACCGCATTCTCGATATCTTGATCCCGCCGGCCCGAGGTGCGGAGCCGGTGACCAATGTGGTGCCACTGCCCGAGAGCACCGCTCGGCAGAACTTCCGCAAGAAGCTGCGCGAAGGTGACCTGAACGAGCGGGAGATCGAGATCGATCTGCTGGAGACGCGCCCGACCATGGAAATCATGGGTCCGGCCGGCATGGAGGACATGGCCGAGCAACTGCGTGGCATGTTCAGCCAGATCGGCGCTGGCAAACGCCAGACCCGCAAGCTCAAGATCGGTGAGGCCATGAAGCTGCTGATTGACGAAGAGGCGGGCAAGCTGGTCAACGAAGACGAGATCAAGACGCGTGCGTTGCACAACGCGGAGCAGAACGGCATTGTCTTCATCGACGAGATCGACAAGGTGACCTCGCGCAGCGACTCCGGCAGTGCCGAGGTGTCCCGTCAGGGAGTGCAGCGCGATTTGCTGCCGCTGGTGGAGGGCACGACCGTGACCACCAAGTACGGCGTGATCAAGACCGACCACATCCTGTTCATTGCCAGCGGCGCGTTCCATCTGGCCAAGCCGAGCGATCTGATTCCCGAGTTGCAAGGCCGCTTTCCCATCCGGGTGGAGCTGCAGTCGCTGTCGGTCGACGATTTCGAGGCCATCCTCACGCAGACCCATGCCTCGCTGGTGCGCCAGTACCAGGCGCTGCTGGCCACCGAGGGTGTGGCGCTCGAGTTTTCGCCCGAAGGCATCCGCCAGCTCGCGCAGATTGCTTGCGATGTGAACGAACGCACCGAGAACATCGGCGCGCGCCGCCTGGCCACCGTGATGGAGCACCTGCTCGACGAGGTGAGTTTTGATGCAACGAAGCTGCAAGGCCAGACCATCACCATCGATGCGGCCTACGTGAACGGGCGCCTGGCTGCGCTCAGCCGCAACGAAGATCTCTCGCGCTACATCCTTTGA
- the mraZ gene encoding division/cell wall cluster transcriptional repressor MraZ encodes MFQGASSLSLDAKGRLSVPTRHRDVLSAGASQLTITKHPHGCLMIFPRTAWEQFRDRIASLPMQAQWWKRIFLGNAMDVEMDGTGRVLVSPELRAAAGISKDVVLLGMGAYFELWDAQVYAAQEAEAMKADMPDVFKDFSF; translated from the coding sequence GTGTTTCAGGGTGCTTCTTCTCTCAGTCTCGACGCCAAGGGTCGGCTCTCGGTGCCCACCCGGCACCGTGACGTCCTGAGCGCGGGTGCGAGTCAGCTCACCATCACCAAACACCCCCACGGTTGCCTGATGATTTTCCCGCGCACCGCGTGGGAGCAGTTCCGCGATCGCATTGCCTCGCTGCCCATGCAGGCCCAGTGGTGGAAGCGCATTTTTCTGGGCAACGCCATGGATGTGGAGATGGACGGCACAGGCCGTGTGCTCGTTTCGCCCGAGCTGCGCGCAGCCGCCGGCATCAGCAAGGACGTGGTGCTGCTCGGCATGGGCGCCTACTTCGAGCTGTGGGACGCGCAGGTGTATGCGGCCCAGGAAGCCGAAGCCATGAAGGCCGACATGCCCGATGTCTTCAAGGACTTCTCTTTCTAA
- the rsmH gene encoding 16S rRNA (cytosine(1402)-N(4))-methyltransferase RsmH, with protein sequence MVQGAWIHHTVLLNEAVQALAINPDGHYVDATFGRGGHSRLILEQLSRQGRLTVFDKDPQAVEAAQALAAIDARLAVRHQGFCNLGELGAASVDGVLMDLGVSSPQIDDPERGFSFRNDGPLDMRMDTTRGQSVAQWLETADVSTLSEVIREYGEERFAQPIAKAIDRRRQERGPFRTTRELAEVVAGAVKTREPGKDPATRTFQAFRIFINAELEELQQALEASLQVLRPGGKLVVISFHSLEDRMVKQFMARHSRAVVDRRVPFAEPAPMALSGLKRVMPSDEEVKGNPRSRSAVMRVAERTEAAP encoded by the coding sequence ATGGTGCAAGGCGCATGGATTCACCACACCGTCCTGTTGAACGAGGCCGTGCAAGCACTGGCGATCAACCCGGACGGCCACTACGTCGACGCCACCTTCGGGCGCGGGGGTCATTCGCGTCTCATCCTCGAGCAGCTGTCCCGTCAAGGGCGGCTGACCGTCTTCGACAAGGACCCGCAAGCCGTGGAGGCGGCGCAGGCCCTGGCCGCCATCGATGCGCGCCTGGCAGTGCGTCATCAGGGGTTTTGCAATCTCGGCGAGCTGGGGGCGGCCAGCGTGGACGGTGTGCTCATGGATCTCGGCGTGAGTTCGCCACAGATCGACGACCCCGAGAGGGGTTTTTCTTTTCGCAACGATGGCCCTCTGGACATGCGCATGGACACCACGCGCGGCCAGAGCGTGGCTCAGTGGCTGGAAACAGCCGATGTCTCAACCCTGTCGGAGGTCATCCGTGAATATGGCGAAGAACGGTTTGCTCAACCGATTGCAAAGGCGATTGATCGTCGCCGACAGGAACGGGGCCCTTTTCGAACCACCCGCGAGCTGGCCGAAGTCGTGGCTGGCGCGGTCAAAACCCGCGAGCCGGGCAAGGACCCTGCAACGCGCACATTTCAGGCTTTTCGGATTTTCATCAACGCCGAGCTTGAAGAGCTGCAACAAGCGCTAGAGGCCAGCCTGCAGGTGTTGCGTCCCGGAGGAAAACTGGTGGTGATCAGCTTCCACTCGCTCGAAGACCGCATGGTCAAGCAGTTCATGGCGCGCCATTCGCGCGCCGTGGTGGACCGTCGCGTGCCGTTTGCCGAGCCTGCGCCCATGGCGCTGAGCGGCTTGAAGCGTGTGATGCCGTCGGACGAAGAGGTCAAGGGCAACCCGCGTTCGCGCAGCGCCGTGATGCGCGTGGCCGAAAGAACCGAGGCTGCACCGTGA
- the ftsL gene encoding cell division protein FtsL: MIRLNLVLLLAVIASAFYLVHTQYESRRLYAALDKAQAQSRKLDAEHEQLQVQKRAQATPARVQQLATRQLQMRPVTPGITQYVTVFEPAAPAEGAR, translated from the coding sequence GTGATCCGACTCAACCTCGTGCTGCTGCTCGCCGTGATCGCCAGTGCGTTCTACCTGGTGCACACCCAGTACGAGTCGCGCCGCCTGTATGCCGCGCTCGACAAGGCGCAGGCGCAGTCGCGCAAGCTCGATGCCGAACACGAGCAACTGCAGGTGCAAAAGCGCGCGCAGGCCACGCCCGCCCGCGTTCAGCAGCTTGCCACGCGCCAGCTGCAGATGCGCCCGGTCACACCCGGCATCACGCAATACGTGACGGTGTTCGAGCCTGCAGCGCCGGCGGAGGGCGCCAGATGA
- a CDS encoding peptidoglycan D,D-transpeptidase FtsI family protein produces MSRSINYSASPLLASKTPVWRSKFIVAALAVAFAGLAARAAYVQVFGNDFFQRQGEVRFARTLELPANRGRVLDRNGLILASSVVAQSIWAIPEDVDRADPKLRQLAKLLDMPLAELRKRLLVDDKTFVWIKRQVDEPVAKEIAALGIKGVYQRREYKRQYPEGEAAAHVVGFTNVEDRGQEGVELAFNQQLSGKNGSRRVIKDRLGRVVEDVRDVVPPVDGPDLQLSIDSKVQYFAYQKLKEAVLTHKARAGSVVVLDTQTGEVLALANYPSYNPNRRVNLSGEQLRNRVLTDSFEPGSTMKPFIISLALDKGMVTPTTPINTAPGRITIGGSTISDSHPNDVLTVSQVIQKSSNVGTVKMAMQMSPREMWETYAQAGFGQKPQVPFPGAVTGRLRPYKSWRPIEQATMSYGYGLSASLFQLAQAYTIFARDGELIPVTLQKAEEPVGGVRVFSEKNAVAVRAMLQMAAGPGGTGSRAQTMGYSVGGKSGTARKQEGKGYADRKYRSFFVGLAPVEAPRIVVAVMVDEPSNGQYYGGLVAAPVFSETVQQTLRILGVQPDMSVKPQIVTEVVEESF; encoded by the coding sequence ATGAGCCGCAGCATCAACTACAGCGCCAGTCCGCTGCTGGCCAGCAAGACGCCGGTGTGGCGCAGCAAGTTCATCGTGGCCGCGCTGGCGGTGGCCTTTGCAGGCCTGGCCGCTCGCGCTGCCTATGTGCAGGTGTTCGGCAACGACTTCTTCCAGCGCCAGGGCGAGGTCCGCTTTGCCCGCACGCTGGAGCTGCCGGCCAACCGCGGCCGCGTGCTGGATCGCAACGGCCTGATCCTGGCCTCCAGCGTGGTGGCGCAAAGCATCTGGGCCATTCCCGAAGACGTGGACCGCGCCGACCCCAAGCTGCGCCAGCTGGCCAAGCTGCTGGACATGCCATTGGCCGAGCTGCGCAAGCGCTTGCTGGTGGACGACAAGACTTTTGTGTGGATCAAGCGGCAGGTGGACGAGCCTGTGGCCAAGGAGATCGCGGCGCTGGGTATCAAGGGCGTCTATCAGCGCCGTGAGTACAAGCGCCAATACCCCGAGGGCGAAGCGGCTGCACACGTGGTGGGCTTCACCAACGTGGAAGACCGCGGGCAAGAGGGTGTGGAGCTGGCATTCAATCAGCAGCTCTCGGGCAAGAACGGTTCGCGCCGCGTCATCAAGGACCGTCTGGGCCGCGTGGTCGAAGACGTGCGCGACGTGGTGCCGCCCGTGGATGGCCCCGACCTGCAGCTCTCGATCGACAGCAAGGTGCAGTACTTCGCCTACCAGAAGCTCAAGGAAGCCGTGCTGACCCACAAGGCGCGCGCGGGCAGCGTGGTGGTGCTGGATACGCAAACCGGCGAGGTGCTCGCCCTGGCCAACTACCCCAGCTACAACCCCAACCGGCGCGTGAACCTCAGTGGCGAGCAGTTGCGCAACCGCGTGCTCACCGACAGTTTCGAGCCAGGCTCGACCATGAAGCCCTTCATCATCAGCCTGGCGCTGGACAAGGGCATGGTCACGCCCACCACGCCCATCAACACCGCGCCGGGCCGCATCACCATCGGTGGTTCCACGATCAGTGACTCGCATCCGAACGATGTGCTCACGGTGTCGCAGGTGATCCAGAAGTCGAGCAACGTGGGCACGGTCAAGATGGCCATGCAGATGAGCCCGCGCGAGATGTGGGAAACCTATGCCCAGGCGGGCTTTGGGCAGAAGCCGCAGGTGCCGTTCCCCGGCGCCGTGACCGGTCGCCTGCGCCCCTACAAGTCCTGGCGCCCGATCGAGCAGGCCACCATGAGCTACGGCTACGGCCTCTCGGCCTCGTTGTTCCAGTTGGCGCAGGCCTACACCATCTTCGCGCGCGATGGCGAACTGATCCCGGTGACGCTGCAGAAGGCCGAGGAGCCGGTGGGTGGTGTGCGCGTGTTCAGCGAGAAGAACGCGGTCGCGGTGCGCGCCATGCTGCAGATGGCCGCGGGCCCGGGTGGCACCGGATCGCGCGCGCAGACCATGGGCTACTCGGTGGGCGGCAAGTCGGGCACCGCGCGCAAACAGGAAGGCAAGGGCTACGCCGACAGGAAATACCGCAGCTTCTTCGTGGGGCTGGCGCCGGTGGAGGCACCGCGCATCGTGGTGGCCGTGATGGTCGATGAGCCCAGCAATGGCCAGTACTACGGCGGTCTGGTGGCCGCACCGGTGTTCAGCGAAACGGTGCAGCAGACCTTGCGCATCCTCGGTGTGCAGCCCGACATGAGCGTGAAGCCGCAGATCGTCACCGAAGTGGTCGAGGAATCGTTCTGA